From Triticum urartu cultivar G1812 chromosome 2, Tu2.1, whole genome shotgun sequence, a single genomic window includes:
- the LOC125539117 gene encoding uncharacterized protein LOC125539117 produces MELDLPPPRQAPPLTDLAAAIRLAAEAAAALSAPSSSSAAAAAAATLRDAHAAIGSFLSRLDAPAAVPSDNDQPMADGCEAGEPMIGEVEDGLRECALQGNKRRKRPVPPSWPLGPRSSGACVAPEATAEPVLDVQRRRGAAMDLLLQFHA; encoded by the coding sequence ATGGAGCTCGATCTCCCGCCGCCGCGACAGGCACCGCCGCTGACCGACCTGGCCGCCGCCATCCGCCTGGCCGCCGAGGCCGCGGCCGCGCTCTCCGCGCCATCATCCTCCTCGGCCGCAGCCGCTGCGGCCGCCACCCTCCGCGACGCTCACGCCGCCATCGGCAGCTTCCTCTCCCGCCTCGACGCGCCCGCCGCCGTGCCGTCCGACAACGATCAGCCCATGGCGGATGGCTGCGAGGCGGGGGAGCCGATGATCGGGGAGGTGGAGGACGGGCTCCGGGAGTGCGCCCTGCAGGGGAACAAGCGCCGGAAACGGCCCGTCCCGCCTTCGTGGCCCCTCGGGCCCCGTTCGAGTGGCGCTTGCGTGGCGCCGGAGGCCACCGCCGAGCCGGTGCTGGACGTGCAACGGCGGCGGGGTGCTGCCATGGATCTCTTGCTGCAGTTCCATGCGTAG